Within Paenibacillus albicereus, the genomic segment TGAAGACCGAAGGGCTTCGCGCCGAGCAGCCGGCGTACAAGCGCGGCTATCCGCTGAAGTAACCCTGCCGCGTCCCGGCGGCGCTCCTGCCCGTGCTCTGCCGCCTCGCCTCAGGTCTAGATCTCTCCCGATGAGGCAACACTGGTTGATAGAGTTCCATCTATCAGCGGGAGGGATTGCGATGAAGCAGATACTGCTCATTACGGACGGCTGCTCGAACGTCGGCCTGAATCCGGTCGTGGCGTCGGCGGAAGCCTTTGCGGAAGGAATCACGGTGAACGTGGTCGGCGTGCTCGATGGCGGCGACCTCGGCGAGTACGGGGCCAAGGAGATTCAGGAGATTGCCCATGCGGGCGGCGGCATGAGCCGCATGGTCAGCACGCGGCAGCTGTCGCAGACCGTGCAGATGATGACGCGCAAGACGGTCGTGCAGACGATCCAGCAGGCGGTGCAGAAGGAGCTGAAGTCCGTGCTCGGCGGCACCGGCGCGCTCGAGGACCTGCCGCCGGAGCGGCGCGGGGAGGTCGTGCGCGTCATCGACGAGCTCGGCGAGACGAGCCGGCTGCGCGTCGCCCTGCTGATCGACGCCAGCGCCAGCATGAAGCCCAAGATCGCCGCCGTCGAGGAAGCGATCCGCGACCTCATGCTGAGCCTGCAGTCGCGCCAAGGCGTGAGCGAGCTGGCGGTGTTTCATTTCCCGGGCGACCGGCACGGGGACGACGCGGCGCTCGACCGCGGATGGACGAGCGACCTGAGCGGCGCGCAGTCGCTGTTGCCCAAGCTGCAGATGCGCGGCACGACGCCGACGGGACCGGCGCTCCGCCAGGTGATCCAGTATTACCGCGACAGCGCCGAGGATCGGCGCAGGGGCGGCGAGGAGGACGAGATGAGGAGTGGCTACGTCGGCTAAGCTTGATCTGGACCGGGGCATGGTCATTACGGGCAAGTGGCGCCGCCGCCGGTACCGCGTCGAGCGGATGCTCGGAGAAGGCGCCAACGGAAAGGTGTACCTGGTCCAGCAAGAGGGCCGGCTGCTCGCGCTCAAGGTCGGGCTGGACACGGCGGACCTGCAGTCGGAGATCAACGTGCTCAAGGCGCTGGAGAAGCAGCAGCCGCGGGGAGGCGGAGCGAGTCCGTACCTCGTGGACGTGGATGACCTGAAGCTCGTCTCCGGCAAGGAGTATCCGTTCTACGTCATGCGGTACGTGCGCGGGGCCAAGCTGCCGGCTTTTCTCGCCGCGAGCGGCGACGAGTGGTTCCCGCTGGCCGGGTACAACCTGCTGCTGCGGCTCGCCGAGCTGCACGCCTCCGGCTGGGCGTTCGGCGACCTCAAGGTCGACAACGTGCTCGCGGCCGAGTACGGGCGCGTCGAGCTGATCGACTACGGCGGCGTGACCGCCTTCGGCAAGGGCATCCGGCAGTTCACCGAGATTTACGACCGCGGCTACTGGAACGCCGGCACGCGGTCTTCGGACGCCGGATACGACCTGTTCTCGTTCGCCGTGCTGTGCGTGCAGCTGTTCGCCGAAAAGGAGCTGTACCGGATCACTTCCGGCACCCTTCCGCAAAACCGCAGCGCGGGCGACGTGCTGAAGCTCGCCCAGGACGCTCCGCAGCTGCGCCCGTTCTCCGGCTGGCTGGCGCGCGCGCTCGCGGGCGGCTTCGCCGACGCGGCGGAGGCGTCCCATGCCTGGAAAGCCGTCATGCACCGCGTCTCCCGCCCCGCGAAGCCGGTGCCTTGGTGGACCAAGGCGCTGTTTCTTGCCGCCGCCGCAGGGCTGGCGGCTTCGGCGTTCTGGCTGGGCGGCGGGCTCGGCTGACGGAGACAGGATTCGAACGATAAGGAGGAAGCGCCATGGCATCAACCGAACCCGGCCGCCAGGACCCCGGCCAGGCAAGTCCGCCGCATGCAAGCGGCGATCCGGAGCGCGTGCGCCGGGAGCTGCTGCGGATGGGAGCGGACGAGCGGCTGTGGGAGCCGGGCGACACGGTGCTCGTCGCCGTGAGCGGCGGCCCCGACTCGATGGCGCTCCTCCATGCGGTGCACATGCTTTCGCCGCAGCTTGGCGTGCGCGTGGCGGCGGCGCATGCCGACCACGGGTTTCGGCCGGAAGCCTCCGCGCGGGAGGCCGGGACGGTGCGCCGGTATTGCGCCGGCCTCGGCATTCCGTGCGAGACGGCCGAGCTGGACGTGCCCGCGCATCTGGCGGAGCACGGGGGCAACAAGCAGGCGGAGGCCCGCCGGCTGCGCTACCGCTTCCTGCTGGAGGCGGCCGGCCGGGCCGGAGCATCGCGCATCGCGCTGGCCCATCACGCCGACGATCAGGCGGAGACGGTGCTCATGCGGCTGCTCCGAGGCAGCTCGCCGGCCGGCCTCGCCGGCATTCCGCTGCGCCGGATGGAGGGAAACACGGAACTGATCCGGCCTCTGCTGCGTATACACAAGCCGGACCTGCTGGCCTACTGCGAGCGGCACGCCGTGCCGTACGAGGAGGATGGGAGCAACAGCTCGACCGATTATACGCGCAATGCGATCCGCCTCGAGGCGCTCCCGTACCTGGAGGCGTTCAATGGACGGCTCGCCGAATCGCTCTGCCGGACGGCCGAATCGGCGGCGGCCGAATCGGATTATCTCGACGCCAGGACCCGGGAGGTTTTTGCTTCGGGCGTCCTCTCCGAAGAGGGGCGTTTGACGATGTCTGGCGCGGCTTTTGCGGCTCTCCACGTCGCTTTACAAAGAAGATTGATTAAACTAATATTAGATTATCTTGCTCTGGAAACGGCTTCCGCCGGCTTCGACGAAGTGGAGCGGATCCGTCTCGGAGCGCTGTCCGGCACTCCCTCGAGCTGGCGGGTGGACCTGTCGCGGGGACTGCGGTTCCGGCGCGAATACGGGCGGCTCGTCTGGACCCGCCGCGAGGACGAGGAGCCGCAGCCGTATGCCATCGAGGTGCCGGAGCCGGAGGGCGTCTGGACGGTGGCGGAGGCGGGGGTGGAGATTCGGTTCAGCGCCCATCGCCACACGAGGGACGGTACGGCGCTCTTCGCGGCTTCGGACGCGGACGCGCGGACCGCTTTTTTTGATTGGGACAAGCTGGAGCTTCCGCTGCTTCTCCGCCCTCGGCGGGACGGCGACCGGATGCGTCCGCTGGGACTAAACGGCACCAAAAAGGTGCAAGATATGTTCGTCGACGGGAAGCTGCCTCCATCCCAAAGGCCTTCCTTCCCGCTGCTGTGCGACGGCGGCGGACGCATCCTTTGGATTCCGGGCCTCCGCCGCTCGAGCCATGCGCTCGCGGACGAGGGCACGCGGCTGCTGCTGCGGGCCGAGGCTCGGCAGGCCGGCGGGCCGGATCGGCCTGCCGGCGAATAACCGGACTTATTCCGCTCATAAGAATAGGATTAGACGATTCGGGAGGAACCATCATTGCATAACGACATTCAAGAAATTCTGCACAGCGAAGAGGAGATCCGCGACAAGGTGAAGGAGCTCGGAGAGATTCTCACCCGGGACTTCGAGGGCCG encodes:
- a CDS encoding vWA domain-containing protein, coding for MKQILLITDGCSNVGLNPVVASAEAFAEGITVNVVGVLDGGDLGEYGAKEIQEIAHAGGGMSRMVSTRQLSQTVQMMTRKTVVQTIQQAVQKELKSVLGGTGALEDLPPERRGEVVRVIDELGETSRLRVALLIDASASMKPKIAAVEEAIRDLMLSLQSRQGVSELAVFHFPGDRHGDDAALDRGWTSDLSGAQSLLPKLQMRGTTPTGPALRQVIQYYRDSAEDRRRGGEEDEMRSGYVG
- a CDS encoding protein kinase domain-containing protein, which produces MATSAKLDLDRGMVITGKWRRRRYRVERMLGEGANGKVYLVQQEGRLLALKVGLDTADLQSEINVLKALEKQQPRGGGASPYLVDVDDLKLVSGKEYPFYVMRYVRGAKLPAFLAASGDEWFPLAGYNLLLRLAELHASGWAFGDLKVDNVLAAEYGRVELIDYGGVTAFGKGIRQFTEIYDRGYWNAGTRSSDAGYDLFSFAVLCVQLFAEKELYRITSGTLPQNRSAGDVLKLAQDAPQLRPFSGWLARALAGGFADAAEASHAWKAVMHRVSRPAKPVPWWTKALFLAAAAGLAASAFWLGGGLG
- the tilS gene encoding tRNA lysidine(34) synthetase TilS, which translates into the protein MASTEPGRQDPGQASPPHASGDPERVRRELLRMGADERLWEPGDTVLVAVSGGPDSMALLHAVHMLSPQLGVRVAAAHADHGFRPEASAREAGTVRRYCAGLGIPCETAELDVPAHLAEHGGNKQAEARRLRYRFLLEAAGRAGASRIALAHHADDQAETVLMRLLRGSSPAGLAGIPLRRMEGNTELIRPLLRIHKPDLLAYCERHAVPYEEDGSNSSTDYTRNAIRLEALPYLEAFNGRLAESLCRTAESAAAESDYLDARTREVFASGVLSEEGRLTMSGAAFAALHVALQRRLIKLILDYLALETASAGFDEVERIRLGALSGTPSSWRVDLSRGLRFRREYGRLVWTRREDEEPQPYAIEVPEPEGVWTVAEAGVEIRFSAHRHTRDGTALFAASDADARTAFFDWDKLELPLLLRPRRDGDRMRPLGLNGTKKVQDMFVDGKLPPSQRPSFPLLCDGGGRILWIPGLRRSSHALADEGTRLLLRAEARQAGGPDRPAGE